One segment of Paraburkholderia caribensis DNA contains the following:
- the folE2 gene encoding GTP cyclohydrolase FolE2, with the protein MNQMNPAFVMPDVQSTVDTRQIPIQRVGVKAVRHPLTVRTPDGSVQPTIGTWNLDVHLPAEVKGTHMSRFVALLEENKTPLDSAAFRAMLASMLEKLEAPAGRIEVSFPYFVNKTAPVSGVQSLLDYEVTLTGDSRDGATRLFLKVLVPVTSLCPCSKKISQYGAHNQRSHVTIDAELVDDVPVEDLIRIAEEEASCELWGLLKRPDEKFVTERAYENPKFVEDLVRDVAQRLNADKRIVAYVLEAENFESIHNHSAYAVIEKRA; encoded by the coding sequence ATGAACCAGATGAACCCCGCTTTCGTGATGCCTGACGTGCAGAGCACGGTCGACACCCGCCAGATTCCGATTCAGCGGGTGGGTGTGAAGGCGGTGCGTCATCCGTTGACGGTTCGTACGCCGGACGGCAGCGTGCAGCCGACCATTGGCACGTGGAATCTCGATGTTCATTTGCCTGCCGAGGTGAAGGGCACGCATATGTCGCGGTTCGTCGCGTTGCTTGAAGAGAACAAGACGCCGCTGGATTCTGCTGCGTTTCGCGCGATGCTCGCTTCGATGCTGGAGAAGCTGGAGGCGCCTGCGGGCCGTATCGAGGTGTCGTTTCCGTACTTCGTGAACAAGACGGCGCCGGTGTCGGGCGTGCAAAGTCTGCTGGACTACGAAGTGACGTTGACGGGCGATTCGCGCGATGGCGCCACGCGGTTGTTTCTTAAGGTTCTGGTGCCGGTTACCAGCCTGTGCCCGTGTTCGAAGAAGATTTCGCAGTATGGTGCGCATAATCAGCGCTCGCATGTGACGATTGACGCTGAGCTGGTCGATGACGTTCCCGTCGAGGATTTGATCCGTATTGCGGAAGAAGAGGCTTCGTGTGAGTTGTGGGGCCTGCTCAAGCGGCCGGATGAGAAGTTCGTCACCGAGCGCGCTTATGAGAATCCGAAGTTCGTCGAAGACCTGGTGCGCGATGTCGCGCAGCGGTTGAATGCTGATAAGCGGATTGTTGCCTATGTGCTCGAAGCGGAGAACTTCGAGTCTATTCATAATCATTCGGCTTATGCGGTGATTGAGAAGAGGGCATGA
- the tsaD gene encoding tRNA (adenosine(37)-N6)-threonylcarbamoyltransferase complex transferase subunit TsaD, whose amino-acid sequence MLVLGIESSCDETGLALYDTERGLLAHALHSQIAMHREYGGVVPELASRDHIRRALPLLEEVLERSGAARGDIDAIAYTQGPGLAGALLVGASIANSLAMAWNKPTIGIHHLEGHLLSPLLVDEPPPFPFVALLVSGGHTQLMRVTDVGVYETLGETLDDAAGEAFDKTAKLLGLGYPGGPEVSRLAEFGTPGAVVLPRPMLHSGDLDFSFSGLKTAVLTHVKKLGSNVCEQAKADLARGFVDAAVDVLAAKSLAALKKTRLKRLVVAGGVGANRQLREALSAAAKMRGFHVHYPDLSLCTDNGAMIALAGALRLERWPAQAGNDYAFTVKPRWDLDSLAR is encoded by the coding sequence ATGCTCGTTCTCGGCATAGAAAGCTCCTGCGACGAAACTGGTCTCGCGCTCTACGACACGGAGCGCGGGCTGCTCGCGCATGCGCTCCATTCGCAGATCGCGATGCATCGCGAATATGGCGGCGTGGTGCCGGAACTGGCTTCGCGCGACCATATCCGGCGGGCGCTGCCGCTGCTCGAAGAGGTGCTTGAGCGCTCGGGTGCCGCGCGCGGCGACATCGACGCGATCGCCTACACGCAGGGCCCGGGGCTCGCGGGCGCGCTGCTGGTCGGCGCGAGTATCGCCAATTCGCTGGCGATGGCGTGGAACAAGCCGACTATCGGCATTCATCATCTGGAAGGCCATTTGCTGTCGCCGTTGCTCGTCGACGAGCCGCCGCCGTTTCCGTTCGTCGCGTTGCTGGTGTCGGGCGGACATACGCAACTGATGCGGGTGACGGACGTGGGCGTCTATGAGACTCTGGGCGAGACCCTCGACGATGCAGCCGGTGAAGCCTTCGACAAGACCGCGAAGCTGTTGGGGCTCGGGTATCCTGGCGGGCCGGAGGTGTCGCGGCTGGCGGAGTTCGGCACGCCCGGGGCTGTCGTGCTGCCGCGTCCGATGCTGCATTCCGGCGATCTGGATTTCAGTTTCAGCGGGCTGAAGACGGCTGTGCTGACGCATGTGAAGAAGCTTGGCAGCAACGTGTGCGAGCAGGCCAAGGCTGATCTGGCGCGTGGTTTTGTCGACGCGGCCGTCGATGTGCTGGCTGCCAAATCGCTCGCGGCGCTGAAGAAGACCAGGCTAAAACGGCTTGTCGTGGCGGGGGGTGTCGGTGCGAACCGGCAGTTGCGTGAGGCGCTCTCGGCAGCCGCGAAGATGCGCGGGTTTCATGTGCATTATCCGGATCTTTCGCTGTGCACTGATAACGGCGCGATGATTGCGCTTGCCGGCGCGCTGCGGTTGGAGCGCTGGCCCGCGCAGGCTGGGAATGACTATGCTTTTACCGTGAAGCCACGGTGGGATCTGGATTCTCTGGCGAGGTGA